tGTATTTGCTGGCTTCTCAGTGCTCGTTCTCGCGTGTAATATTGCAATAGTTTTAATAACTCATGCATGTggacaaattcaaataattattagtcagCTAAATTCACTTATTGATGATTTCAAGaacaatgaaaaaactttatacatcaagttttcatcaataattagtCGTCACATAAGAGTTATTCAGTAGGTTAtcctaataaatttattttaattaaattcgcctatttataataacaatgattatGTATCTAGTGAGAATGGCCAATACACAAGAGACTGAAactcttatttataaataagagtTTCAATCTTTTATGTATTGCCTACAAGCtatacactgtgaaaattGGGAGTGACCCCGAGTCGAAATTTAAGTCGTAGATTGAACGTACTAGACGTTGAAAACGTAAAGTCAACCTTTCAAGACGTAAATAGCCGTAAAAACGTATTTTAGACGTAGTGGacgtacacggaaaaaatagaTAGTACTGGTTACTGTTCTGCGCAGTAATAGTTACTGTTCTTTTTTCTCCGTGcatgcattatgggaaccattttcataatatattgtaattgttaccataaatttctgTCTGTGTGGTTACTGCCTAAAAAGTAATAGTGCGTGTTAAGCAATAACTCATTCTGTTCTAATATGAATCAGTCATGTTAATATGTATTTTTCCCTATATTGTTCGTTGATTACTGCGCAGAACAGTAACCAGTAgtatctatttttttccgtgtaagaCACAAGAGTATAATACTCGATGTTACTAGATGTATATAACCTTTTACTTAGATTTTCAAACAATATCATTAAAGATGCTTTATATGAGACATGTCTTGTGGAGATCGGTGCATCTTCTATACTTATATGTATTGTGGAGTTTCTTTTTCTTAAggtaattatcaatatacgtAATTATTAGCGCATAAGTATGaagaaataattgtttttgatAAAACCCATGTTATAGATGATAGAAAACCATAATTATGCAAATATGATACCATATGCTATGCTTTTGGCGAGTCTAACTTTgagtatattgataatttgcTACTTCAGCGAACTTCTTGAGAGTCAGGTATTCAATTTACACTAGCACTTGTGTGATTTTGAAATGTTAATGGTatcttatgaaaaaataattcataatagtTCATTGAAGCTGGAATTCAAGCATATTCAATTAATTGGCATCAACTCCCGCCAAAAGCaaggaaatatttaattttaataattattatatctcAACGTTCTTACAAAATAACTGCTGGTGgaataattgatttatcttATATTGCTTTTGtgcaagtaaataataaatcaaaattatggagtaatttatttaagacattaaattttaaatttttattttcagattcTCAAAACTGGATTTGCGTATTTACAACTATTAAGAGCGACgaaataagtaaacaaataaaaaaatagttacgtATCACAAAAGGAAGTAAGGCACGGTGAAGTTGAAAAGGacagttaaaaaatcaatttgaataagtacatttaattattaaacaactCATTATAtattcgtgaaaaataaaatttaaaaagctaaagtgtctttaaatatttatcaacttcTTTACAGCTCTTATCATCTAAAAGTATTAGTATTAAActtgaaaacatttttctcACCTCTCATTTTCATCCGCCCAGATAGCAAAGTGACGTCTTGATCAGTTCTGAATaagttcctatttatgatttggacgtctcaTCAACATGTTCaagaagtctttaagaagttctcaaAATGTCGAATGAGTCACCTAGCGAACTCAGtaagacgtctttaaaaagagttttcaaaaagtttttgcttctgacttcgcaaataagactttattatgaatttaccGTGACGTCTTAAGGAGCtcctaattttgacttcatgaagaagttaaaaaaaatacaataagaCATCACAAAACTGATGTCTTATATATGGAGTCTTTAAGAACTCTTCATTAAGActtcttaaaaatgacacctTTAAGAAGTCATTATAAGACTTCTTGAAGACGCCTTCAAAAAGACGTCGTAAAGTAGTCATTCCGACTTGAATGCTATTTGGGCATGTTATACctcttaaattattaattagcacaaaagctttaataattatttaaaagtgaaattgtcaaatttgaaaatcttcattaaataatcataGAATTTATCCTTCTTAAAACAAACTTTAATTacacaaagaaaataaagcaaATTGCTGATTttcgtaaatatatataactaattGTCGAAGTGGTTTAGACTTAtttgtattgatatttttataataacgaaaattacgacgataaaaatatctttatatattttagtttgcACAATGTTCAATTTTGTTTCTCTGTCGTAATAGCTATTAATCTTATAGCTTGATTCATTGCTGGAGcgaagttataattttattatgttttattgACAAGGAAAATAGAAACAAGTAGTTTGTTCAAATAACACTTATAAAGTAAAATgacagattttaaataaacaatacacACATGCGCAAatgctatatattttttttcatagctGTGTCTAAGAATGATTGCTCGCATAAAAGTGCTTTAAATGTagaggtaaaaaatattgggatagtaagaaaataattttctgttgAAGTAAAAATCATTCATAATGTCAGAAAAAGTGGCGAATTTGATTATTACTTCAAAAACAGTCAATTCCAAATATGCCCTAGATGCTAATCGATGGATTCTTAAAATATTAGGTGTTTGGCATTTCGCCATAGATTCATCTTACTTTTACAAAGTTATCGCGCTCTGTCACATTATAATTTGCACATTTCTCTTGTCATTCGTTATTATACCGggtatactttttatttttgtgattgtAAAAGATGTGACGACAAGACTTAGAATTAGTggagtttttagtttttgtgtAATGGGAGttatcaaattttactatctaatcaaaagtaataaacaaaTCGGAAATTGTATAAAACAGTTGAATTCTGATTGGGAACAGATAAATGGTATTGAAGATAAAGCAATTATGGTGAAATATGCTCGCTTTGGTCGTAATAGTTCAATTATTTGCGCTGCCTTTATGTACGGCAGTTGTATGTTTTATGCATGTATATTACCTCACGTGTCTggagttttcaaaaataaaaatgatccaACTGAACGAACATTTGCTTACCCTTGTCATTTTATAGTATTTAATCAATATGAAAGCCCAGcttatgaaattgtattttctaTTCATTGTTGCTGTGCTTTTGTATTAGCTTCGATCTCAAATGCAGCGTGTAATCTCATCACGGTATTAATAACACACGCATGTGgacaattggaaattttaatgGTGTGGCTTAGCGATCTTAATAGTTTTCAACAAAATGAAGTATAtgctgaaaaatattcaaaagttattgaacaACATGTCAAATCAATTAGGTACGCTATACATGTAAGTGAAACCGGGGCATGACGGCCCACTCCAAAAGTTTGCCGAAAAATTTACGTTCAGGCCTTAATACGTGAAGCCCCACTTCTgcatatttgtttattttcctacataatttttactttttcagatttatcatcaaaattgaaaatttattccaacAAATTTGTTTTATCGAAGTCGTGGGATGTACTTTGATCATATGTCTTGTAggatattatattttacttgtaAGTAATACATggaattattatcaattcgaacactttttttcataaaatttaatgtcaagGATTGGAATCAAAAAGATACTGGAGGGATGACAACGTACGTAATGCTTCTTATATCATTcgtatataatatttttttatattgctACGTTTGTGAATTACTTACTACGAAGGTAAAAGTGTTTATTGTTACTAGTTTTATCATAACGCTATAATACTGTATAATTATAGTGTAAGTTAATAAGCGAATCGACATATTTGACTCGATGGTATCAAATTCCTGAACATTTTGCTCGAGGATTGGTATTGACTATTGCAATATCtcaaaattataatccaaTAAAAGCCGGAAAATTAATACCTCTGTCAATAAATACTTTCGGCATGGTacttaaagattttattttcaaactattattttattatttaattgcttaTTTTTTGTGCTTTATTCATTTGTAGGTGATGCGGACATCAGCAGTATACCTCAATTTCCTACGGAAATTAAtggaatgaaataaatgattattaggcattgatttcaaaatatcgtattatgatttaaaatgaaaaaataagtcTCTAAATTCCCTGGTTAAAGattccgattaaatccgattgagtTTAATCGGAATGAATCGGTTTTAATCGAATTTCTGAGCCAGGGAAGTTcagtatgaaataaaatgaaagatttattattttttatgacatatacttatataaaatacattgataataataaatggcaGGATTAAACAAacatatttttccaatttttcaaataatacatGTGGGTGTAAAGATATAATACAGGTAATATAAAATCCaactatctatattttttgaaattttttccggACATTCTGTAattcagttatttttattatggtTATATTTTTCGTGGTTTGATTTTGTCATCGTGCAGCTAATAACAAAACCACGAAAAcagtatgaaattttttgagattAATTAAATCGGCTTGAAAGTacttgtataattaattaatttactcaataaCATGTTTTtcgatataatatattttaaaataatgattttagtaaaatacagttttaaaatatccatcaataaaattaaactattgaaaaaaatctatataacaccatttaataataatttatttcagaaaGTAAAGAAtgtcattattataatcaacTTTTTTGCAAAAGTCTTTGAAATTCATACGGTATCGATTTCACAATTAGGTTGCGGAGTTAGatttttgtatacattttttgaatttataggaactgtttaaaatatatactaatCAATAACAAGTAGTTATAAACTTATGAAttgttatattaaaattttttgaattcaaaaatatcgGTTTAGTatcatcaattttatataaaaacaaactaTTTTGAGAGAACTATAAATAATCGCACCtacacaataatatttttaaaaaataaagtttcaaaCTTCAAAAACAATCGttcaaatataaacatttgttaagggttattttaaaactataaaaacttttgtttagttataaacttatatttttaaggaacatctaaaaactttaaaaaaactgtaattgCGGTATAAACTTTGATATGAAAGAGGTAGCTCATACCCATCTAAAGTTTGCGTATATTTTTATGCCGACAATTACAATCTAACGCATGCGCAAAAAATAGtctattgtataaaaaaacgagttatcgaaattattttcttttcttcctCAATGGGACAAGAACGGCTTCTACTTGTCAGTTAGTCTTCACGAAAGTAAAATATGAGTAATGACAATACTCAACTTGATGCGGACatagaatataatttaaaattaacaaaatggATCCTTAAACCTTTGGGTGTGTGGTCAATAGTTACaaaagattataaatttattagcaaATTGTCAtcagtttttataattatattaaacttatttataatgtttataacttttatgcCGTGCTGTGTTCATATGATATACAAAGAAACTGATCCAgcggtaaaaataatattaatgggACCATTTGGTTTTTGTCTTACGAACTGTTGCAAATAttacttcattatttttcgttCTAATATCATTACACATTGTTTAGAGCATCTTAAAAGTGATTGGGCTAGGCCAAAAAGAAAGCAAGACCGACtagaaatgattaaaaatgttGATATTGGGCATAATATTACAAAACTTTGTGCTGTATTTATGTTTTCTGGAGGTGTGTCATATCATACAATAATGCCAATTTGGAGTGGTAGTACGGTGAATGAAGCCAACGAAACAATCAGACCGCTTGTTTATCCAggaaatgaaatatttgtaaactgTCAAAAAACACCAATCtacgaatttatttttattctccatTTAACGTGTGGCATGGTAATGCAAACTATTACGACAGCGGCTTGTCATTTGGCGGCAGTATTTGCTAGTCATGTATGTGGACAAGTGGACATATTAAAAtcgcaattaaaaaatctggtaAATAAAGAAAGTCTGGAGATAGATGGTATTATTGAAAACCGGATCGCATCTATTATACAAAGTCATGTTAGAATTTTAGAgta
The sequence above is drawn from the Microplitis demolitor isolate Queensland-Clemson2020A chromosome 3, iyMicDemo2.1a, whole genome shotgun sequence genome and encodes:
- the LOC103580653 gene encoding uncharacterized protein LOC103580653, yielding MSEKVANLIITSKTVNSKYALDANRWILKILGVWHFAIDSSYFYKVIALCHIIICTFLLSFVIIPGILFIFVIVKDVTTRLRISGVFSFCVMGVIKFYYLIKSNKQIGNCIKQLNSDWEQINGIEDKAIMVKYARFGRNSSIICAAFMYGSCMFYACILPHVSGVFKNKNDPTERTFAYPCHFIVFNQYESPAYEIVFSIHCCCAFVLASISNAACNLITVLITHACGQLEILMVWLSDLNSFQQNEVYAEKYSKVIEQHVKSIRYAIHIKIENLFQQICFIEVVGCTLIICLVGYYILLDWNQKDTGGMTTYVMLLISFVYNIFLYCYVCELLTTKCKLISESTYLTRWYQIPEHFARGLVLTIAISQNYNPIKAGKLIPLSINTFGMVMRTSAVYLNFLYNTEHLKSDWARPKRKQDRLEMIKNVDIGHNITKLCAVFMFSGGVSYHTIMPIWSGSTVNEANETIRPLVYPGNEIFVNCQKTPIYEFIFILHLTCGMVMQTITTAACHLAAVFASHVCGQVDILKSQLKNLVNKESLEIDGIIENRIASIIQSHVRILDFSKNIEKMLREICLVEVGASTLIICLLEYYCMTEWSNSETINILTYLMLLVALSFNIFIFCYIGELLKKQCTSIGESTYMINWYKIPRNKGKQLMLIIASSNNQRKLTAGGMMELTLRSFGNIIKTSVAYLNMLRTVTE